The window CTGCGTTTAATCACGCCATTAGCGGAAAATCCTGCTTTTTCTTTACCGCTCATAGGATCTTTCGCCAAGCCTTCAAACACTACTGTAAATGTTTCTGGACGAGTGACGCCATGAAAATTGACATCTCCCGTTACTTCATATTCTCCATCGCCTTTTTTGTGGATGTTTGTAGTGCGAAATGTCAATGTTGGGTATTTTTCGATGTCAAAGAAATCAGCGGACTTTAAATGTTGATCACGGTCACTGTTGCGAGTGTCAATGCTGGCTAAATCGATTTCTACTTGAATCTTTGCCGTTGTTAAATCGGTTGGATCCGCTTCAATGGAAGCATTGAAGTTTTTAAATGCGCCCCTTACTCTCGATATCATCATATGTCTGACAGAAAAATCAATGTTACTATGGGCCGGGTCCACGATCCATCTGGAAATGATCATTTTGATTCCTCCAATTCACCAATATTATTACTAAAAGTAAGTTAGTGTTAATAAATAATATAATGCGATAATTAAAGTATAAGAGTGATAGTAACAATTGTCAATTTAAACAGTTTTTTCATACAAGCGCTCGTAAGATAGATGTTAAAGGAGAATGAAACAGTATCGGGAGAAGGGTTTAGGAAAAAGATCAACACATTGGATGAATGAAAGTACGTTTTAGATAAGTTAAATTCTAAAGCAATTAGGCTTTAGGAGGAGTGGGAAAACAAAAAAAATAGACTTATTCATTAACTTTTTAAGATTAACTTTTTTTAAACAATTTTTGATGTCTTTTGAATATGTTGTATGGAGAGGAGATGAAAAAGCATGAAAATAAGGAGCATCAAGAGAGAAGCGCGGCAGGCGCTAAAAAACCATTGGGGATTTGCAGTGCTTTTGAGCATCGTCGTCTTTTTGGTTTATTCAGTGGTCCCTTATTTAGTAGAAGTCATTTTAAGCGGCGGTTTTACACGATGGGCAACTGAAGAGCAAAACTGGCCTGCCATTGTGTCTCAAATCCTCACATTGTTGTTAACACCGGTTACGGTTGGATACAGTTGGGTATTTTTACGATTGGTGAGAAAAGAACCTGTTCAAATAAAGAACACGTTCGAGCTGTTCTCCGGCAAGTTGTACTGGAAATCGCTCGGCTTGACCATTCTCATAACCATTTACACGTTTTTATGGTCTTTATTATTAGTCATTCCCGGTATTATTAAGAGCTTCGCTTATTCTCAAGCTTACTTTATTTTGAAAGATCATCCGGACTATTCATTAAATCAAATCATTACAGAGAGCAGAAAAATGATGAACGGATACAAATGGAGATACTTTCTGCTGCAATTAAGTTTTATTGGCTGGTTCATCCTCAGTTTGATTACTTTAGGTATCGGGTTTCTTTGGTTAGTTCCTTACGTCTACAGCTCATTAGCCCGTTTTTATGAAGAAATCTCTCAAAAAAGGGAAGAAGTTCCCCAACCATAATCGAAGGATAACATGCTGCCGCTCATTTACAAATGGGTGGTTTTTTTCGTAAGAGGAAGAAAAAGCGTTGTTCACACTTTTTTCACAGCGATTGCTTCCCGTATTTTTTGAAGCGTGCCTGCGGCTTTTTCTTTTCTCTCCTTCATGACGTTGACAAATAAGGCGTCAATGATGGACAATTGGGCAATGCGCGAAGCGAGAGCTTCTGAACGATATTCGGTTTCTTGTGAAACGGTATGCAAGGATAGATCGGCCTTTTGAGTGAGCGGCGATTTCGAAAAACTGGTAATGGCAATGGTTTTACAGCCGGTTTTTTTAGCAACATCCACAATTTCAAGCAAATCTTTATTCATTCCGGAATGAGAGATAAAGACCGCGACATCTTGTTTGGACAGCAAGGAGGCGGACATGATTTGAAAGTGGGCATCCATAAATGCCTCTGTAGGGATGCCTGTTCTCATAAATTTGTG of the Bacillus smithii genome contains:
- a CDS encoding YceI family protein produces the protein MIISRWIVDPAHSNIDFSVRHMMISRVRGAFKNFNASIEADPTDLTTAKIQVEIDLASIDTRNSDRDQHLKSADFFDIEKYPTLTFRTTNIHKKGDGEYEVTGDVNFHGVTRPETFTVVFEGLAKDPMSGKEKAGFSANGVIKRSDYNLTWNAPLETGGVLVGDDVKVAIYIEAAKED
- a CDS encoding DUF975 family protein, coding for MKIRSIKREARQALKNHWGFAVLLSIVVFLVYSVVPYLVEVILSGGFTRWATEEQNWPAIVSQILTLLLTPVTVGYSWVFLRLVRKEPVQIKNTFELFSGKLYWKSLGLTILITIYTFLWSLLLVIPGIIKSFAYSQAYFILKDHPDYSLNQIITESRKMMNGYKWRYFLLQLSFIGWFILSLITLGIGFLWLVPYVYSSLARFYEEISQKREEVPQP